One Coffea arabica cultivar ET-39 chromosome 5e, Coffea Arabica ET-39 HiFi, whole genome shotgun sequence DNA segment encodes these proteins:
- the LOC140006709 gene encoding B-box zinc finger protein 22-like, with translation MKIQCNVCEVAEASVLCCADEAALCWACDEKVHAANKLASKHQRVPLSTSSSQMPKCDICQETVGYFFCLEDRALLCRKCDVAIHTANTYVSTHQRFLLTGVKVGLEPAEPGSSSLSGNSHSGEKISEPELRPSRRPAPVSSSSQYNKVLPTQVNGVGDFVPTKTRLTGGSAAGSIPQWQFDEFLGLNDFNQSYNYIDNGSSKADSGKLGGSDCSSILRAADEELDGDDCLGQVPEASWAVPQIPSPPTASGLYWQKAYQNPPDTAVFVPDISGSPMQNLYNHQSHGSTFKRRKHF, from the exons ATGAAGATTCAGTGCAACGTATGTGAGGTAGCTGAAGCAAGTGTACTGTGCTGTGCTGATGAGGCGGCGCTTTGCTGGGCTTGTGATGAAAAAGTTCATGCTGCTAATAAGCTTGCTAGTAAGCATCAAAGGGTTCCTCTTTCTACCTCTTCTTCTCAGATGCCCAAGTGTGATATCTGCCAG GAGACAGTTGGATACTTCTTTTGTCTAGAGGATCGAGCTTTGCTCTGCAGGAAATGTGATGTTGCCATCCATACAGCCAATACCTATGTTTCCACTCACCAGAGGTTCCTCCTTACTGGAGTAAAAGTAGGGCTTGAACCTGCTGAACCTGGGTCATCATCATTGTCAGGGAATTCTCACTCTGGTGAGAAAATATCAGAACCTGAACTCCGCCCTTCGAGGAGGCCTGCTCCTGTTTCCTCCAGTAGTCAGTATAATAAGGTGTTACCCACCCAGGTCAATGGGGTTGGGGATTTTGTCCCAACAAAGACTCGTTTAACTGGAGGTTCCGCAGCTGGAAGTATTCCACAGTGGCAGTTTGATGAGTTTCTTGGGTTAAATGACTTCAATCAGAGTTACaattatattgataatggtTCATCTAAG GCCGATAGTGGGAAGCTTGGAGGCTCAGATTGCTCCTCAATTTTAAGGGCTGCTGATGAAGAATTAGATGGTGATGATTGTTTAGGTCAGGTACCAGAAGCTTCCTGGGCAGTGCCACAAATTCCATCCCCACCTACTGCCTCTGGACTCTATTGGCAGAAGGCTTATCAGAATCCACCTGACACTGCGGTCTTTGTGCCTGATATATCTGGCTCCCCTATGCAGAACTTGTACAATCATCAGTCACATGGTTCAACCTTCAAAAGGCGAAAGCATTTCTGA
- the LOC113687625 gene encoding protein ROOT INITIATION DEFECTIVE 3-like, translated as MASFVQEFVLTSSPDGRITAYDAYSGSSLGQYNGSRTPRKGLTMIGKKLIAASHVCSETGLGSVHLYHWWYSAPFHQLPMPEPVAPLVATRDGSYLFAGGVSGHVHSISLPSGDIILSVAAHSKAITCLEINDDGSLLFSGSDDGTIAVFLIHQLVDSFSSRSSSYSPPLQRFVGHQSSVTTITTGTGGCNCTIISCSSDCTCKFWGLMHTSPLRSITFPCTIWEVKVDPLESEFYGAGSDGLVYKCALKVRSRMMMKQGPQLITWKRQHDDAITSMATMNWGKNLVTASEDGNLCFWDVGRGDLIKVVDQEKTGSISNVMAVAAGLNGHVSAALARMRKSVAGFGRWDLGFSGKKDLYVPITEMKEMEEHLAVSVVDRKRSIDTLELALGAYERVLKLMHKEVKGSASSSNSVDQDKTEGN; from the coding sequence ATGGCATCATTTGTGCAAGAGTTTGTCCTTACTAGCTCCCCTGATGGTCGAATCACTGCTTATGATGCTTACTCAGGTTCTAGCCTGGGTCAGTACAATGGCAGTAGAACGCCTCGTAAAGGGCTAACCATGATCGGTAAGAAGCTGATTGCTGCTTCTCATGTTTGTTCAGAAACTGGCCTTGGCTCAGTTCACCTCTATCACTGGTGGTACTCCGCTCCCTTCCATCAACTCCCCATGCCTGAACCTGTTGCACCCCTTGTTGCTACTCGAGACGGATCGTATCTCTTTGCTGGTGGTGTATCTGGTCATGTACACTCAATCTCACTCCCTTCAGGAGATATAATTCTGTCTGTTGCTGCCCACTCCAAAGCCATAACCTGCCTGGAAATCAATGACGATGGATCACTTCTTTTCTCAGGCAGTGATGACGGAACCATTGCGGTGTTCCTTATACATCAGCTTGtggattcattttcttccagaAGTTCAAGCTATTCGCCACCACTGCAAAGATTCGTTGGCCATCAATCTTCAGTAACGACCATCACAACAGGCACCGGCGGATGCAATTGCACCATAATTTCGTGCTCGTCAGATTGCACATGCAAGTTCTGGGGCCTCATGCACACATCACCTCTCCGTTCAATTACATTTCCATGTACAATATGGGAGGTGAAAGTAGACCCCCTGGAGTCAGAGTTCTATGGTGCAGGATCAGATGGATTGGTGTACAAATGTGCACTTAAGGTGAGATCCAGAATGATGATGAAACAAGGACCTCAATTGATCACTTGGAAGAGGCAGCATGATGATGCAATCACATCCATGGCCACAATGAACTGGGGAAAGAATCTTGTTACAGCATCAGAAGATGGAAATCTTTGCTTTTGGGACGTGGGACGAGGAGATTTGATCAAAGTTGTTGATCAAGAGAAAACGGGAAGCATCAGCAATGTGATGGCAGTAGCCGCAGGACTAAATGGTCATGTCAGTGCAGCTTTGGCTAGGATGAGAAAAAGTGTTGCTGGTTTTGGTAGATGGGATTTGGGCTTCTCTGGTAAGAAGGACCTGTATGTTCCAATCACGGAGATGAAGGAAATGGAAGAGCATTTGGCAGTTTCAGTAGTGGACAGGAAAAGATCCATTGATACACTAGAATTGGCCCTTGGAGCTTATGAGAGAGTGTTGAAGCTCATGCACAAGGAAGTAAAAGGAAGTGCAAGCAGCAGTAACAGTGTTGATCAAGACAAAACCGAAGGCAACTAA
- the LOC113688438 gene encoding protein VTE6, chloroplastic — MSNSFLSTFGIFFSNFSQPLQVHSPKVYESSQGMAIPLSTFLSFPSSPPSPPFLHPQKPKITAFPTHLPIPFKPSTFSLNPRPKTPKKMLTTPLAAATDLSLVQQAIKLVQSSPPTWQSSLLSNLLIFILGSPILVSGLSLSGIAAAFLLGTLTWRAFGPSGFFLVASYFVIGTAATKVKMAQKEAQGVAEKRKGRRGPGSVIGSSAAGCVCAVLSIYRIGGKAFSPLWLLGFVASFCTKLSDTVSSEIGKAYGRTTYLVTTFKVVPRGTEGAVSVEGTLAGLLASILLASVGCLMGNIKPSEAIICVVASQIANLGESFIGAEFQGKEGFKWLNNDAVNIINISLGSILAVLMQQLILQK, encoded by the exons atgaGTAATTCCTTCCTAAGCACTTTTGGcatcttcttttccaacttCAGTCAGCCACTCCAAGTCCACAGTCCCAAAGTGTATGAATCTTCTCAAGGAATGGCAATTCCTTTGTCAACCTTCTTAAGTTTCCCATCATCACCACCATCTCCACCGTTCCTTCACCCTCAAAAACCCAAAATCACAGCATTTCCAACTCATCTCCCAATACCCTTTAAACCCTCTACTTTCTCCCTGAATCCCAGACCAAAAACGCCCAAAAAAATGCTTACCACACCATTAGCTGCGGCCACCGATCTAAGCCTAGTACAACAGGCAATTAAATTGGTCCAATCTTCGCCACCAACATGGCAATCTTCTCTGCTGAGTAATCTCCTAATCTTTATTCTGGGCAGTCCAATTCTGGTCTCTGGTTTGTCTCTATCTGGCATTGCAGCTGCTTTCTTGCTTGGCACTCTCACATGGCGCGCTTTTGGCCCATCAGGGTTCTTCCTTGTTGCTTCGTATTTTGTTATT GGCACTGCTGCAACAAAGGTGAAAATGGCTCAAAAGGAGGCTCAAGGAGTTGCTGAGAAGAGAAAGGGAAGGAGAGGACCTGGCAGTGTGATTGGTTCTAGTGCAGCTGGATGTGTTTGTGCTGTCTTATCGATTTATAGGATAGGAGGAAAGGCATTTTCCCCGCTATGGTTGCTTGGATTTGTTGCTAGTTTCTGTACAAAGTTGAGTGACACCGTATCAAGTGAGATAGGGAAGGCGTATGGCAGAACAAC ATATTTGGTCACTACGTTTAAGGTGGTACCTAGAGGAACAGAAGGTGCTGTGAGTGTTGAAGGAACATTGGCTGGACTACTGGCTTCAATTCTTCTTGCTTCAGTTGGTTGTCTAATGGGTAAT ATTAAACCATCCGAGGCCATTATATGTGTAGTAGCTTCCCAGATTGCTAATCTTGGAGAGAGTTTTATTGGTGCAGAATTCCAAGGAAAAGAAGGATTCAAATGG CTTAACAATGATGCTGTCAACATCATCAACATATCCTTGGGCAGCATTCTGGCAGTCCTAATGCAGCAACTCATACTCCAAAAGTAG
- the LOC113688318 gene encoding large ribosomal subunit protein uL13c, which yields MAIQCSTSSLFLSSSSPVAFSSSSSSSSSVKKSPFLGFSISAALSSTRPSLIRTKPNALVRCQSKDAAVHIPVDQRWMFEESEINGPDIWNTTWYPKAADHVNTDKPWYIVDATDKILGRLASTIAIYIRGKNLVTYTPSVDMGAFVIVVNAEKVAVSGKKRNQKLYRRHSGRPGGMKVETFDQLQKRIPERIIEHAVRGMLPKGRLGRALFNHLKVYKGPNHPHEAQKPVDLPIRDKRIQK from the exons ATGGCAATACAATGTTCTACATCTTCTCTGTTTCTTAGCTCCTCTTCGCCAGTggccttttcttcttcttcttcttcttcttcttctgtaaAGAAGAGCCCTTTTCTGGGATTCTCAATTTCTGCCGCCTTATCATCAACAAGGCCGTCCCTCATCAGAACCAAACCAAATGCTCTTGTCCGCTGCCAAAGTAAAGATGCTGCTGTTCACATCCCTGTGGACCAGAGATGGATgtttgaagaatctgaaatTAATGGCCCT GATATTTGGAACACAACATGGTATCCCAAAGCTGCAGATCATGTAAATACTGATAAACCCTGGTACATCGTTGACGCGACTGATAAAATTCTTGGCAGATTAGCTTCAACTATAGCTATCTATATCAGAGGGAAGAATCTAGTAACTTATACTCCTAGTGTGGACATGGGAGCCTTTGTCATAGTG GTTAATGCTGAAAAGGTAGCCGTATCTGGCAAGAAGAGGAACCAAAAGCTTTACAGAAGGCATTCAGGGAGACCTGGTGGGATGAAAGTGGAAACCTTTGATCAGCTTCAAAAGAGAATTCCTGAAAGAATCATTGAGCATGCAGTCCGTGGCATGCTTCCAAAAGGGCGG CTCGGAAGAGCATTATTCAATCATCTGAAAGTATATAAAGGCCCAAACCATCCTCACGAGGCACAAAAACCCGTTGACTTGCCCATAAGGGACAAAAGGATACAGAAGTAG
- the LOC113688317 gene encoding protein trichome birefringence-like 42 produces MGTHASRCKIVVLLVTFLSNQSNVECEDEQGTRSESCDLFKGSWVLDDSYPLYYDALSCPFIDPGLNCQKNGRPDSMYLEYRWNPIGCELPRFDGQNFLQKFRGQKIMFVGDSLSNNQWQSLACMLHFAVPSSNYTLVRSGGGALLNLSFPEYGLSTAFLKNGFLVDLVVEEVGRVLKLDSLSRTQHWKGVDILIFNSYHWWIHTGRLQTWDYFQVGENLIKDMDRMEAYRIALTTWAKWIDSNIDPGKTKVFFQGISAVHNHGSEWNEPAVQDCRGQTKAVEGADYPGQHYPGEAVVKDVLGNMTKPVYLLDITLLTQLRKDGHPSNYANGALDCSHWCLAGVPDTWNELLYAMLLES; encoded by the exons ATGGGTACACATGCTTCTCGCTGCAAAATTGTGGTACTCCTTGTTACATTTCTGTCTAACCAATCAAATGTGGAATGTGAAGATGAACAAGGAACACGGTCAGAAAGCTGTGATCTTTTCAAGGGAAGTTGGGTTCTTGATGATTCATACCCGCTTTATTATGATGCATTGAGCTGCCCCTTCATCGATCCTGGGCTCAATTGCCAGAAAAATGGCAGACCTGATAGTATGTACCTAGAGTACAGATGGAATCCGATTGGTTGTGAGCTTCCAAG GTTTGATGGGCAAAACTTTCTGCAAAAGTTCAGGGGTCAGAAAATTATGTTTGTGGGGGACTCTTTAAGCAATAACCAGTGGCAGTCACTAGCCTGCATGCTGCATTTTGCAGTCCCGAGTTCTAATTATACCTTAGTGAGATCTGGTGGAGGAGCACTCTTAAATCTTTCTTTTCCG GAATATGGGCTGTCGACAGCGTTCTTGAAGAATGGATTTTTGGTGGATTTGGTGGTAGAGGAAGTAGGCCGAGTTCTAAAGCTTGATTCATTAAGTAGAACTCAGCACTGGAAAGGGGTTGACATTCTGATTTTCAACAGCTACCACTGGTGGATACACACAGGAAGACTTCAAAC ATGGGACTATTTTCAAGTTGGTGAGAATTTGATCAAGGACATGGATCGCATGGAGGCATACAGGATTGCCTTGACAACATGGGCCAAGTGGATCGATTCCAATATAGATCCTGGCAAAACTAAAGTTTTCTTCCAAGGAATTTCTGCTGTTCACAATCA TGGGAGTGAATGGAATGAACCAGCAGTGCAGGACTGCAGGGGACAAACTAAGGCAGTAGAAGGAGCAGACTACCCAGGCCAACATTATCCAGGGGAAGCAGTGGTTAAGGATGTACTAGGTAACATGACCAAGCCTGTCTACCTGCTAGATATAACATTGCTTACTCAATTAAGAAAGGATGGACATCCATCAAACTATGCAAATGGGGCTCTTGATTGTAGTCATTGGTGCCTTGCTGGAGTTCCAGATACCTGGAATGAACTCCTGTACGCAATGCTGCTAGAGAGCTAA
- the LOC113687759 gene encoding protein trichome birefringence-like 41, which yields MAFVFFIKSFIMLHSPLSSLTSSHSFSSHKMGSGQFRSVNTFLLIICLFVIFVQQSSNALLLELSHNSKRSSESISSGCDIFQGSWSYDDTYPLYNASSCPFIEKPFDCQGNGRPDQLYLKFKWKPNRCELPQFNAPHFLRKFRGKKILFVGDSLSLNQWQSLACMLHAALPQSNYNLQKKGNLSTFTFREYDVSLMLSRNAFLVDLVEENNRRILKLDSIQNGDAWRGYDVLIFNTWHWWLHKGRSRSWDYFQEGNKLYKDMDPLVAFEKGLKTWSRWVDSNVAPSKTQVLFQGISPTHYDGKEWDAPIAKSSCIGQTRPILAPEYPAGPPPPAAVVKKVLANMSTPVTLLDVTTLSQLRKDGHPSIYGDGPDSHEGKDCSHWCLPGVPDAWNALLYGILVRNGQLK from the exons ATGGCCTTTGTTTTCTTCATTAAAAGCTTCATCATGCTGCATTCTCCCTTAAGTTCCCTCACCTCATCTCACTCCTTTTCTTCTCACAAGATGGGAAGTGGTCAATTTCGTTCTGTGAATACTTTTCTTCTAATTATATGTCTTTTTGTCATATTTGTTCAACAATCATCCAATGCCTTGTTGCTAGAGCTTTCTCATAACTCTAAGAGATCATCAGAATCAATTAGCAGCGGCTGCGATATCTTCCAAGGAAGTTGGAGCTACGATGACACATATCCCCTTTACAATGCGTCTTCTTGTCCATTCATCGAGAAGCCATTTGATTGCCAGGGAAATGGCCGCCCTGATCAACTCTatctcaagttcaaatggaAGCCCAACCGATGTGAATTGCCTCA aTTTAATGCTCCACATTTCTTGAGGAAATTTAGAGGGAAGAAGATATTGTTCGTAGGGGATTCACTGAGCCTCAATCAATGGCAGTCCCTTGCATGCATGTTGCACGCAGCTCTGCCCCAATCAAATTACAATCTTCAAAAGAAAGGCAACCTCTCTACTTTTACTTTCAGG GAATATGATGTTTCTTTGATGCTATCTCGTAACGCATTTCTGGTGGATTTGGTGGAAGAGAATAACAGAAGAATTCTGAAGCTTGACTCCATACAAAATGGGGATGCATGGAGGGGTTATGACGTGCTTATTTTTAACACTTGGCATTGGTGGCTCCACAAAGGAAGATCAAGATC GTGGGATTATTTTCAAGAAGGAAACAAACTTTATAAAGACATGGATCCTTTGGTTGCATTTGAGAAGGGCCTGAAAACATGGTCCAGGTGGGTGGACTCTAACGTGGCTCCTTCCAAAACCCAAGTCCTTTTTCAGGGCATCTCTCCAACCCATTACGA TGGCAAGGAATGGGATGCTCCAATAGCAAAATCTTCATGCATTGGGCAAACTCGGCCGATCCTGGCTCCTGAATACCCTGCCGGACCACCACCACCTGCGGCGGTGGTGAAGAAAGTACTGGCTAACATGTCCACCCCGGTGACTTTGCTAGATGTAACCACACTTTCACAGCTAAGGAAAGATGGGCATCCTTCAATTTATGGTGATGGCCCTGATAGCCATGAAGGAAAGGATTGCAGCCATTGGTGTCTACCTGGTGTTCCTGATGCTTGGAATGCACTATTGTATGGAATCCTTGTGAGAAATGGACAACTAAAATGA
- the LOC113688020 gene encoding protein trichome birefringence-like 41 — MNFVWAHGKLAMLLIPLLLLLVLELHQANAGSCNFFQGSWVPDSSYPLYNYTACPFIQKEFNCLKNGRPDQMYLKYRWQPLDCQLARFDGREFMQKFKGKSVMFVGDSLSLNQWQSLICMLYTSVGRTKYNETRVGDVSIFTFMDFGVKIMLDRNVYLVDVVMEKTGRILNLDSIEGGKLWKGLDVIIFNTWHWWNRRGEGQPWDYIRVGNQTFKDMDRMVAFEMALNTWAKWVDDNIDPAKTTVFFQGISPSHYNGTDWNEPTAKSCVRQKEPVVGSRYPAGLPPALTVLKRVLNTIKKPVKLLDITNLSLLRKDGHPSIYGLGAATGGMDCSHWCLPGVPDTWNLLLYNLLIL, encoded by the exons ATGAATTTTGTCTGGGCTCACGGCAAATTGGCCATGCTGCTCATTCCTCTTCTCCTGCTTCTCGTTCTTGAGCTTCACCAAGCAAATGCAGGGAGCTGTAATTTCTTCCAAGGAAGTTGGGTCCCTGATTCTTCCTATCCTCTCTATAACTACACAGCATGTCCATTCATACAGAAAGAATTCAACTGCTTGAAGAACGGCAGGCCCGACCAAATGTACCTTAAATACCGGTGGCAACCCCTGGACTGCCAATTAGCAAG ATTTGATGGTCGTGAGTTCATGCAGAAATTCAAGGGGAAAAGCGTCATGTTTGTCGGTGATTCATTGAGCCTAAACCAGTGGCAATCACTAATTTGCATGCTTTACACCTCCGTCGGTAGGACAAAGTACAATGAAACCAGAGTAGGAGACGTCTCCATTTTCACCTTCATG GATTTTGGAGTAAAAATTATGCTAGACAGAAATGTGTACCTGGTAGATGTTGTGATGGAAAAAACTGGCAGGATACTAAACCTAGATTCAATTGAGGGTGGAAAGCTGTGGAAAGGCTTAGACGTAATAATCTTTAACACATGGCATTGGTGGAACCGTAGAGGTGAAGGACAACC ATGGGATTACATTCGAGTTGGAAATCAGACATTCAAAGACATGGATCGGATGGTTGCCTTCGAGATGGCACTCAATACTTGGGCTAAGTGGGTGGATGACAATATTGATCCTGCCAAAACTACTGTTTTCTTCCAAGGAATTTCTCCCTCACACTACAA TGGAACTGATTGGAATGAACCGACGGCCAAAAGTTGCGTGAGACAGAAAGAGCCGGTGGTGGGCTCAAGATATCCAGCAGGACTACCACCAGCTCTAACAGTGCTAAAGAGAGTACTCAACACAATAAAGAAGCCAGTGAAATTGCTGGATATTACAAACCTTTCGCTGCTGCGAAAAGATGGACATCCTTCTATTTATGGGCTTGGCGCAGCCACTGGGGGAATGGACTGCAGCCACTGGTGTCTTCCTGGAGTTCCTGATACCTGGAATCTGCTACTCTACAATCTTCTTATTCTTTGA